A genomic stretch from Polaromonas hydrogenivorans includes:
- a CDS encoding MmgE/PrpD family protein: MIAVPLTRVLVQTLRSLHGDILAPHVVRSTKLHIADSTGIALAGRREAVLMSILLDAVGPLSVGAAHGCSVLGGTERLPLPAAAFANAALAHLLDYDDIHDLARLHPTTVTFPAALAAAELVGAHGDRIVSAVALGNELMCRLALLCSPTAKGPGADWFLTQLFGYAGAALAAGIVLGLTDDELVSAIGFAYMQSAGGKEAGFGVGSNARAIYPAFAAMGGMTAALLARSGLVGPEGSLDGAAGLLRIYLGLESTPELRKQLLQTERWHATDTSFKPWPCCRLSHPYVAAALQLQAHTDFRKIERVVVSVNGSANRLCQPLAQRRRPQTLQDAKYSIPYMTAFSLVHGEVTLANLHEASLADVAVLALADRIEVDASLPDNPGHPPARIRIELPGESKTSGEISSPLLELDTSQVHSKFIDCASYAGHADAQGLWRMLLELEQVSAADFLNAARIPPSA, translated from the coding sequence ATGATCGCGGTGCCTCTCACCCGGGTGCTGGTGCAAACGCTGCGCAGCCTCCACGGCGACATACTGGCGCCGCACGTTGTCCGTTCCACGAAACTGCATATCGCCGATTCGACGGGCATTGCACTGGCCGGCCGCCGCGAAGCGGTTCTCATGAGTATCTTGCTCGACGCCGTTGGGCCGCTCTCGGTGGGTGCGGCGCACGGCTGCAGCGTGTTAGGCGGCACGGAGCGCCTGCCTTTGCCTGCGGCGGCCTTCGCTAACGCCGCGCTGGCGCACCTGCTCGACTATGACGACATCCACGATCTTGCGCGCCTTCATCCGACGACGGTCACTTTCCCTGCTGCATTGGCAGCTGCCGAGCTGGTCGGTGCGCATGGCGACCGCATCGTGTCTGCCGTGGCACTCGGGAATGAACTCATGTGCCGTCTCGCTCTGCTGTGCAGTCCGACCGCCAAGGGGCCGGGGGCGGACTGGTTCCTGACGCAGCTATTCGGCTATGCAGGGGCCGCTCTCGCGGCCGGCATCGTTCTGGGGCTCACGGACGACGAACTTGTCTCGGCAATCGGCTTTGCCTACATGCAGTCCGCTGGTGGCAAGGAAGCTGGCTTTGGCGTGGGTTCCAACGCGCGTGCCATCTATCCGGCCTTTGCCGCCATGGGCGGGATGACTGCGGCTTTGCTGGCTCGTTCGGGCCTGGTCGGGCCCGAAGGCTCGCTTGACGGCGCTGCAGGTCTGCTGCGTATTTATCTGGGCCTGGAGTCAACCCCCGAGCTGCGCAAGCAGTTGCTTCAAACCGAGCGTTGGCATGCAACCGATACCTCGTTCAAGCCCTGGCCTTGCTGTCGACTGTCGCATCCTTATGTTGCTGCGGCATTGCAATTGCAGGCGCACACTGACTTCAGGAAAATCGAGCGCGTCGTAGTCAGCGTCAATGGCTCGGCGAACCGGCTCTGCCAGCCGCTTGCACAACGCCGCCGGCCGCAGACTTTGCAGGACGCAAAGTACAGCATCCCCTACATGACGGCATTTTCGCTTGTGCATGGCGAAGTCACGCTCGCCAACCTCCATGAAGCATCTCTTGCGGATGTAGCGGTGCTGGCGCTGGCCGACCGCATCGAGGTGGACGCCAGCTTGCCTGACAACCCAGGGCATCCGCCGGCCCGAATTCGCATCGAGTTACCGGGGGAGTCAAAAACCAGTGGTGAAATTTCTTCACCGCTGCTCGAGCTGGATACGTCGCAGGTCCATTCCAAGTTTATAGACTGCGCATCCTATGCCGGCCATGCCGACGCTCAAGGTCTATGGCGCATGCTGCTCGAACTTGAGCAGGTCAGCGCAGCCGATTTTCTGAATGCCGCCCGCATCCCGCCGTCGGCTTGA
- a CDS encoding Bug family tripartite tricarboxylate transporter substrate binding protein: protein MKFPALSRRSPARRATLRAATGITLFAAIALAFPAWAQKNYPSKPVKLVVGFPPGGSNDIVARIITPALSEILGAQVIVDNRAGASGILAAGQVAKSVPDGYTLMLSSASPLVIAPHTLGKLPFDVNRDFLAINTVGLTPEAVAVGPNTSVKSFKELIELSKTQDVTISSSGNGGLPHLTIELLKQASKGRIIHVAYKGAGPAITDTLAGHVNAVTMDLTALIPFIRDGRLKPLAVTSDKRVDFLPQVPTVQEEGLPSFSAVNWLGIFAPAGTPKSIIDQLHAAIEKVMANPQVRAQLTTAAVIPNTSASPQAFQAFVAQENKRWARVVTDSGAKSD from the coding sequence ATGAAATTTCCAGCCTTATCCAGGCGCAGTCCTGCCCGACGCGCGACACTTCGCGCAGCAACCGGTATAACGCTCTTCGCAGCCATCGCACTGGCCTTTCCCGCATGGGCACAGAAGAATTACCCCTCCAAGCCGGTGAAGCTGGTGGTCGGCTTTCCACCGGGCGGCTCAAATGACATCGTGGCGCGCATCATCACCCCCGCGCTCAGTGAAATTCTGGGTGCGCAAGTCATCGTCGATAACCGTGCAGGCGCCAGTGGTATCCTCGCTGCCGGACAGGTCGCCAAGTCTGTGCCCGACGGTTACACACTCATGCTGTCCAGCGCAAGCCCTCTCGTCATTGCGCCACACACGCTGGGAAAGCTACCCTTCGACGTCAATCGCGACTTTTTGGCCATCAATACCGTTGGCTTGACGCCAGAGGCTGTGGCGGTGGGCCCCAATACTTCAGTGAAATCGTTCAAGGAATTGATCGAACTGTCGAAGACACAAGACGTGACGATCTCTTCTTCAGGCAACGGTGGATTGCCACACCTGACGATCGAGTTGCTCAAGCAGGCTTCAAAGGGTCGCATCATTCATGTCGCCTACAAGGGCGCCGGACCAGCGATCACCGACACCCTGGCCGGTCACGTGAATGCGGTCACGATGGACCTGACCGCCCTCATCCCATTTATCAGGGATGGTCGGCTAAAACCACTGGCGGTGACGAGCGACAAGCGCGTTGATTTCCTGCCGCAGGTCCCCACCGTACAGGAAGAAGGTCTGCCGTCCTTCTCTGCCGTCAACTGGCTGGGGATCTTCGCGCCAGCCGGCACGCCAAAATCGATTATCGACCAGCTGCATGCAGCCATCGAAAAGGTCATGGCCAACCCTCAAGTGCGCGCGCAGTTGACAACCGCAGCCGTGATTCCCAATACCAGCGCATCACCGCAGGCATTCCAGGCCTTCGTCGCACAGGAAAACAAACGTTGGGCTCGGGTGGTGACTGACTCGGGTGCGAAGTCGGATTGA
- a CDS encoding recombinase family protein, with amino-acid sequence MNESSPSLPHPKIHRHHHERLAVVYVRQSTPQQMTRHPESTRLQYGLVDRALMLGWSRVDVLVIDEDLGKSGSTAQGRSGFQRLVTEVSLNRVGLVLGIEMSRLARSCRDWYQLLEVCGLFATLIGDWDGVYDPADYNDRLLLGLKGTMSEAELYLIKQRMLAGKRAKAERGELGMALPRGYIRQLSGEVAKDPDAQVQGTIALVFSQFERLRSINGLLQYLVRHQVLLPDRLRGGLRKGDLQWRRPNRATLSNLLHNPIYAGAYVYGRRPTDLRRCKPGRPGTGRVVARALQWGVLHKDRLPSYISWEQYERNLHQLQMNNAQGMSAIRHGPSLLSGLLICGRCGRRMAPSYRNSGHSLRYECAQMAINYGQARCQSLVGRTLDAFVAQQVLRALEPAALEISLQVADQIEAERAQLQQHWQQRLERAHYEVERAARQYQCVEPEHRLVARTLEHQWEDALNAESALRADYERFVAEHPCRLSAEQREAIRRLAADIPALWQAPTTTMADRQAIVRQLIERVTVTVQNDSEKVDVHIHWAGGHATQGTLTRPVARLDQLSYYPELTARVAALHAQGHARSGIARRLNEEGWRPAKRCETFNASMVGALMVRMGLHTKQQTPAAMVVQRQSDEWTLGELSHLLDMPAPTLFSWLRRGELQARQVMSQSHRLWLVHATAQDLARLRSRRNAASAKAIDEFAI; translated from the coding sequence ATGAACGAAAGCAGTCCATCGTTGCCCCATCCCAAGATCCACCGCCACCATCATGAACGGCTGGCGGTGGTGTATGTGCGCCAGTCCACACCCCAGCAGATGACGCGGCATCCCGAGTCGACCCGACTGCAGTACGGGCTGGTCGATCGCGCGCTGATGCTCGGCTGGTCGCGCGTTGACGTACTGGTCATCGATGAAGACCTGGGCAAATCGGGCAGCACCGCCCAGGGCCGTAGCGGCTTTCAGCGCCTGGTGACCGAAGTCAGCCTGAACCGGGTCGGACTGGTGTTGGGCATTGAGATGTCGCGCCTGGCGCGCTCGTGCCGCGACTGGTACCAGCTGCTTGAAGTGTGCGGGCTGTTTGCCACGCTCATCGGCGACTGGGATGGCGTTTACGATCCGGCGGATTACAACGACCGGCTGCTTCTGGGCTTGAAGGGCACTATGAGCGAGGCCGAGCTGTACCTGATCAAGCAGCGCATGCTCGCGGGCAAGCGGGCCAAGGCCGAGCGCGGCGAGCTGGGCATGGCGCTGCCGCGCGGCTACATCCGGCAACTCTCCGGCGAGGTTGCCAAGGATCCCGATGCGCAGGTGCAGGGCACCATTGCACTGGTCTTCAGCCAGTTCGAACGCCTGCGCAGCATCAATGGCCTGCTGCAGTATCTGGTGCGCCACCAGGTCTTGTTGCCCGATCGGCTACGCGGGGGCCTGCGCAAGGGTGACCTGCAATGGCGTCGCCCCAACCGTGCGACGCTGAGTAATCTGCTTCACAACCCGATTTATGCGGGGGCCTATGTCTACGGACGCCGGCCCACCGATCTGCGGCGCTGCAAGCCGGGGCGCCCGGGCACGGGCAGAGTGGTGGCCAGGGCGCTGCAATGGGGGGTCCTGCACAAGGATCGCTTGCCGAGCTACATCAGCTGGGAACAATACGAGCGTAACCTGCATCAACTGCAGATGAACAATGCCCAGGGCATGAGCGCCATCCGCCATGGCCCATCACTGCTGTCGGGCTTGCTGATCTGTGGACGCTGCGGACGGCGCATGGCGCCCAGCTATCGCAACAGCGGACACTCTTTGCGTTACGAATGCGCTCAGATGGCGATCAATTATGGCCAGGCGCGGTGCCAGTCGCTGGTGGGCCGCACGCTCGATGCATTCGTGGCGCAGCAGGTGCTGCGCGCGCTGGAGCCGGCCGCACTCGAGATCAGCCTGCAGGTGGCCGACCAGATCGAGGCTGAGCGCGCGCAGTTGCAGCAGCACTGGCAGCAGCGCCTGGAGCGGGCGCATTACGAAGTGGAGCGGGCCGCGCGGCAATACCAGTGCGTCGAGCCTGAACACCGGCTGGTGGCGCGCACCCTGGAGCATCAGTGGGAGGACGCCCTGAACGCCGAGTCAGCGCTCAGGGCTGACTACGAACGCTTTGTGGCCGAGCATCCCTGCCGCCTTTCGGCCGAACAGCGCGAGGCGATCCGCCGACTGGCCGCAGATATTCCAGCGCTCTGGCAGGCTCCCACCACCACCATGGCCGATCGCCAGGCCATCGTGCGCCAACTCATCGAGCGCGTCACGGTCACCGTGCAAAACGACAGCGAGAAGGTCGATGTCCATATCCACTGGGCCGGTGGTCACGCCACCCAAGGGACGCTGACGCGTCCTGTGGCGCGGCTCGATCAGCTCAGCTACTATCCCGAACTGACGGCCCGCGTGGCCGCGCTGCATGCCCAGGGCCATGCGCGATCTGGCATTGCGCGCCGGCTCAACGAGGAGGGCTGGCGGCCGGCCAAGCGGTGTGAGACTTTCAACGCGTCAATGGTCGGAGCCTTAATGGTCAGGATGGGACTGCACACCAAGCAGCAAACGCCTGCGGCGATGGTGGTCCAAAGGCAAAGCGATGAGTGGACGCTGGGCGAGCTGTCCCACCTGCTGGACATGCCGGCGCCGACCCTGTTCTCCTGGCTTCGTCGCGGCGAGTTGCAGGCAAGGCAAGTGATGAGCCAGTCCCATCGGCTTTGGCTGGTTCACGCTACGGCCCAGGATCTGGCGCGGCTGCGGTCACGGCGAAACGCAGCATCGGCAAAAGCCATTGATGAATTCGCCATTTGA
- the tnpA gene encoding IS66-like element accessory protein TnpA codes for METPRNPLKATKRRHSAAFKRKLVKLTEEAGASVAAIALAHGINANLLFKWRRAQAGRPARRKPAAQAVLLPVTLDPLPPASAIIELPAPAPAPTPTARAPAVGIIEIDFGGARVRLRGSVDPDSVRCVLQALRDAG; via the coding sequence ATGGAAACTCCCAGAAATCCTCTGAAGGCCACCAAGCGCAGACACAGCGCGGCCTTCAAACGCAAACTCGTCAAGCTGACCGAAGAGGCCGGCGCCTCGGTCGCAGCCATCGCGCTGGCGCACGGCATCAATGCCAACTTGCTGTTCAAGTGGCGGCGCGCACAGGCTGGCCGCCCGGCGCGGCGCAAGCCCGCCGCGCAGGCCGTACTGCTGCCCGTCACGCTGGATCCCTTGCCACCGGCAAGCGCGATCATCGAGTTGCCAGCGCCAGCGCCAGCGCCAACGCCAACGGCGCGGGCACCGGCAGTTGGCATCATCGAGATCGATTTCGGCGGTGCGCGCGTGCGACTGCGCGGCAGCGTCGATCCGGACAGCGTGCGCTGCGTGCTCCAGGCGCTGCGAGACGCGGGATGA
- the tnpB gene encoding IS66 family insertion sequence element accessory protein TnpB (TnpB, as the term is used for proteins encoded by IS66 family insertion elements, is considered an accessory protein, since TnpC, encoded by a neighboring gene, is a DDE family transposase.) translates to MIGLPVGTRVWLAAGLTDMRRGFDGLAALAQGALAQDPFSGHVFVFRGRRGDIVKLLWWDGQGMCLFAKRLEKGRFVWPQADAGAVSLTPAQLSMLLEGIDWRMPVRTWQPTLAA, encoded by the coding sequence ATGATCGGCCTGCCGGTGGGCACCCGCGTGTGGCTGGCCGCAGGCCTGACCGACATGCGCCGAGGCTTTGACGGCTTGGCCGCCTTGGCGCAAGGCGCGCTGGCCCAGGATCCCTTCTCGGGCCATGTGTTTGTCTTTCGGGGCCGGCGCGGCGACATCGTCAAACTCTTGTGGTGGGACGGCCAGGGCATGTGCCTGTTTGCCAAGCGCCTGGAGAAGGGTCGCTTCGTCTGGCCGCAGGCCGACGCCGGCGCGGTCTCGCTCACCCCGGCGCAGCTGTCCATGCTGCTCGAAGGCATTGACTGGCGCATGCCGGTGCGCACTTGGCAGCCCACGCTCGCCGCCTGA
- the tnpC gene encoding IS66 family transposase, producing MSSHALLQQIEALEQGVAQRDLEIGALRLAIDKLTLELFHLRRMRYGRSSEKVDSAQSAVKAPGAALVPKGEAGQAVQSAPVVDLEDDRHKRQAAACRTAPRQLPGHLPRQEVTHLPSPQCTCPGCGTALRQIGQDASEVLEYQPGVFKVMRHVRPRFACAQCHTIVQASAPSRPIERGLAGAGVITQVLVGKFCDHLPLYRQSQIYARQGVVVERSTLADWVAGAARLLQPLANAVRRYVLSAGKIHTDDTPVPVLSPGRGTTRTARLWVYARDDRPGGDASPPAVWFEYSPDRKGEHPRGHLAGFAGTLQADAFAGYVAAEFM from the coding sequence ATGAGTTCACACGCGCTGCTGCAACAAATCGAGGCTTTGGAGCAAGGCGTCGCGCAGCGTGACCTGGAGATCGGCGCGCTGCGCCTGGCCATCGACAAACTCACGCTGGAGTTGTTCCATCTCAGGCGCATGCGCTACGGGCGCTCCAGCGAGAAGGTGGACAGCGCGCAGTCAGCAGTAAAGGCGCCTGGCGCTGCACTCGTACCAAAGGGGGAAGCGGGTCAGGCCGTGCAAAGCGCCCCTGTCGTCGACCTTGAGGACGACCGCCACAAGCGCCAGGCGGCGGCCTGCCGCACCGCCCCCCGGCAGTTGCCCGGGCACCTGCCGCGCCAGGAGGTGACGCACCTTCCATCGCCACAATGCACCTGCCCGGGGTGCGGAACCGCGCTGCGCCAGATTGGCCAGGATGCCTCGGAAGTGCTGGAGTACCAGCCCGGTGTCTTCAAGGTCATGCGCCACGTGCGCCCCAGGTTCGCGTGTGCCCAGTGCCACACGATCGTACAGGCGAGCGCGCCGAGCCGTCCGATCGAGCGCGGCTTGGCCGGCGCTGGCGTGATCACGCAGGTACTGGTGGGCAAGTTCTGCGACCACCTGCCGCTTTACCGCCAGAGCCAGATCTACGCCCGCCAGGGCGTGGTGGTTGAGCGCTCCACGCTGGCGGACTGGGTGGCCGGCGCGGCGCGGCTGCTCCAGCCTTTGGCCAACGCCGTGCGCCGCTACGTCCTGAGCGCGGGCAAGATCCACACCGATGACACGCCCGTGCCAGTCCTGAGCCCGGGCCGGGGCACGACGCGCACGGCCCGGCTGTGGGTGTATGCGCGCGACGACCGTCCCGGCGGCGATGCGTCGCCGCCAGCGGTGTGGTTCGAGTATTCCCCGGACCGCAAGGGCGAGCATCCCAGGGGCCACTTGGCAGGCTTTGCCGGCACTTTGCAGGCCGACGCGTTCGCCGGTTATGTTGCGGCAGAATTTATGTAG
- a CDS encoding tyrosine-type recombinase/integrase gives MSRKSTHAKVAGSRHREAPFLPERERYLRNCADSGATPGSLTIKRNELIWIARLLPATAPLGIDIAQLHELVQQRASMHTGITMGTRMIVVARPWLRFLGWWREPTKDLAFQGFLDGYIKWMCDERGFSRSTVDQWQGRIRQFLQWCEETGRDLKGLRPTDIDDYFIRNAARWGRISMKTMTGALRIFLRYAAAHGLCDSRLATALRTPRMYAQESLPSAPGWTDVQRILATTETDKPADIRNRAILMLLSIYGMRRGEVVALRLDQVDWAGRKLHVFRLKRRQPQVYPLLPTVAQALARYIDTVRPHCSAPEIFLRLKAPQRALTPAALFDFVNGKFKALGIETKHRGPHALRHACAARLVAQGLSFKEIGHHLGHRSASATMTYAKVDMRALREVGDFDLGELS, from the coding sequence ATGTCCAGGAAATCCACACACGCGAAGGTCGCAGGTAGTCGCCATCGCGAAGCGCCGTTCTTGCCGGAACGGGAGCGATATTTGCGCAACTGCGCGGATTCCGGCGCGACGCCAGGATCATTGACCATAAAGCGCAATGAACTCATTTGGATTGCTCGCCTTCTTCCCGCGACAGCGCCGCTAGGCATCGATATTGCTCAATTACATGAACTCGTGCAGCAGCGAGCATCGATGCATACCGGCATCACAATGGGTACGCGAATGATCGTAGTCGCCAGACCGTGGCTGCGGTTCCTCGGCTGGTGGCGTGAACCAACCAAGGATCTTGCGTTTCAGGGCTTTCTCGACGGCTATATCAAATGGATGTGCGACGAACGAGGGTTCAGTCGATCCACAGTCGACCAATGGCAAGGAAGAATAAGGCAGTTCCTCCAGTGGTGCGAGGAGACGGGGCGGGATTTGAAGGGACTGCGGCCAACCGATATTGACGACTACTTCATTCGGAATGCGGCGCGCTGGGGGCGGATATCGATGAAGACAATGACCGGGGCACTGCGCATATTTCTGCGTTACGCGGCAGCCCATGGTCTATGCGACTCCCGCCTTGCCACCGCACTGCGCACACCCCGCATGTACGCTCAGGAATCGTTGCCATCCGCGCCAGGATGGACCGACGTCCAACGGATTCTCGCCACGACCGAGACCGACAAGCCGGCCGACATCAGAAACCGCGCAATCCTGATGCTCCTGTCGATCTACGGCATGCGTCGCGGCGAGGTAGTTGCTTTGCGCCTCGATCAGGTGGACTGGGCTGGGCGAAAGTTGCATGTATTTCGTTTGAAACGCCGGCAGCCGCAGGTCTATCCGTTGTTGCCCACTGTCGCGCAAGCATTGGCCCGCTATATCGACACCGTGCGCCCGCACTGTTCTGCCCCAGAGATATTCCTCAGGCTGAAAGCACCACAGCGGGCGTTGACCCCGGCGGCGCTATTCGACTTCGTCAATGGCAAGTTCAAAGCTCTGGGAATCGAGACAAAGCATCGTGGCCCTCACGCATTGCGCCATGCTTGCGCTGCGCGGCTGGTCGCACAGGGATTGAGTTTCAAGGAAATCGGTCACCACCTTGGTCACCGAAGCGCATCGGCCACGATGACCTATGCCAAGGTCGACATGCGTGCGCTGCGTGAAGTCGGCGACTTCGATCTGGGAGAGCTGTCATGA
- a CDS encoding tyrosine-type recombinase/integrase: protein MKLIDVVTAYVVMQRSLGMRFTAADRLLRQFAREMGNVGMADVRPEAVVTFLQGAGALTATWRLKYNVLSGLYRFAISRGYCEACPLPTNVPKLPPSQTPYVYSTGEIRRLIDATPSLYNYRSRQQASMFRTLILLLYGSGLRIGEVLRLTMPDVDLIDRIIIVRDTKFFKTRLVPIGPQLSAELAAHMDRRRHLPMPAGESSRLFTSYTGQGWPYSQVITLFQRLRLAAHIECPEGELHPPRLHDLRHTAAVHRVLAWYRDGKDVQRLLPQLATYLGHVDIKSTQRYLRMTPELLEEASRRFARYAQCGDDHE from the coding sequence ATGAAGCTGATCGATGTGGTGACGGCATATGTGGTTATGCAACGGTCGCTGGGCATGCGATTCACCGCCGCTGACCGGCTCCTGCGGCAGTTTGCCCGTGAAATGGGCAATGTCGGCATGGCCGATGTCCGGCCTGAAGCTGTCGTGACGTTTCTGCAAGGAGCCGGGGCACTCACGGCCACATGGCGGCTCAAGTACAACGTGCTGTCGGGCTTATATCGGTTTGCCATCAGCCGGGGATACTGCGAGGCATGTCCACTTCCAACAAATGTGCCAAAACTGCCCCCATCCCAAACGCCCTATGTCTACTCGACGGGAGAGATCCGCCGCCTGATAGACGCCACACCCTCGTTGTACAACTACCGCAGCCGACAGCAGGCATCCATGTTTCGGACTTTGATCTTGCTGCTGTATGGCAGCGGCTTGCGCATCGGCGAGGTGCTGCGGCTGACCATGCCCGATGTGGACTTGATCGACCGGATCATCATCGTGCGCGACACGAAGTTCTTCAAGACCCGTCTGGTGCCGATTGGCCCACAGCTATCTGCTGAACTGGCCGCTCATATGGATCGCCGCCGGCACCTGCCGATGCCGGCAGGAGAAAGTTCGCGCCTGTTCACCTCATACACAGGTCAGGGATGGCCTTATTCCCAGGTCATCACGTTGTTCCAGCGCCTGCGCCTTGCAGCTCACATCGAATGCCCAGAAGGGGAATTGCATCCACCACGCCTGCATGATTTGCGCCATACCGCAGCGGTACATCGCGTTCTTGCATGGTATCGTGATGGCAAGGACGTGCAACGCCTGCTTCCGCAACTGGCGACCTACCTGGGCCATGTAGACATCAAGTCGACCCAGCGATATTTGCGCATGACCCCGGAGCTGCTCGAAGAAGCAAGCCGCCGCTTCGCACGGTACGCGCAATGCGGAGATGATCATGAATGA
- a CDS encoding tyrosine-type recombinase/integrase has protein sequence MNDRNLLGPWIRRFLLEHMVAERNFSLNTQASYRDTLTLLLPFSAKIGGFAIDRMTVEDISPAVVRRFLDHVEYDRHCSSATRNLRLSAIHSLARFIGMHSPVHLSWCGDVRSIPFKKTAKTLVGYLEKPEMDALLASPDRRTAMGARDYALLLFLYNSGAHADEAAKLTIGRLQLSEPASVRILGKGNKTRVCPLWPATASVLTRLVAGRSANDTVFLGRTNQPMTRFGVHRIVTQYGEHAAKSLVTMKGKHISPHSVRHTTAVHLLRAGVDINTIRAWLGHVSLDTTNIYAEVDLEMKAKALASVDISGLPAAARRSTALPSLMTFLKQL, from the coding sequence ATGAATGACCGGAACCTGCTTGGCCCGTGGATCCGACGCTTCCTGCTCGAACATATGGTGGCGGAACGCAACTTCTCGCTTAACACCCAGGCCAGCTACCGCGACACGTTGACTTTACTGTTGCCTTTCTCGGCCAAGATCGGTGGTTTCGCAATCGACCGAATGACAGTTGAGGATATCTCGCCAGCCGTCGTGCGCCGGTTTCTGGACCATGTCGAATATGATCGGCATTGCAGCAGCGCCACGCGCAATCTGCGGCTGAGCGCGATCCACTCGCTGGCACGCTTCATCGGAATGCATTCGCCAGTTCATCTGTCCTGGTGCGGCGATGTAAGGTCAATCCCTTTCAAAAAAACAGCCAAGACCCTGGTCGGCTATCTAGAGAAGCCGGAGATGGACGCATTGCTGGCATCGCCAGACCGCCGCACGGCAATGGGCGCACGCGACTATGCCTTGCTCCTGTTCCTGTACAACAGCGGAGCACATGCCGACGAAGCCGCGAAGTTGACCATCGGACGTTTGCAGCTCAGTGAGCCGGCATCGGTTCGCATACTTGGCAAAGGAAACAAGACACGGGTTTGTCCGCTATGGCCAGCAACGGCGTCCGTTCTGACACGACTCGTAGCCGGACGCAGTGCGAACGATACCGTATTTCTTGGGCGGACCAATCAGCCGATGACACGGTTCGGCGTACATCGTATCGTCACCCAATATGGCGAGCATGCGGCTAAATCTCTCGTTACGATGAAAGGAAAGCATATCAGCCCGCACTCGGTCAGGCACACGACGGCCGTTCACCTGCTGCGCGCTGGGGTCGATATCAACACGATCCGAGCATGGCTGGGACATGTCTCCCTTGATACAACAAACATCTACGCCGAAGTTGACCTGGAGATGAAGGCAAAAGCGCTTGCCAGCGTGGATATCTCGGGACTGCCTGCAGCGGCACGCCGTTCGACCGCGCTGCCTTCGCTGATGACGTTTCTGAAGCAACTATAG
- a CDS encoding IS630 family transposase — translation MKRDGRKLAHNTLEEMRVLAVQRMNEGEHPGDVAASLGMHRSWGYKCRAMVKGRGRGLRALRSSKGTGRPRKLTPAQERQVFRWVNGKRPDQYGFDFGLWTRQIVQELVLERFEVSLSLASIGALLARLGLTAQKPLERAYQRDPDAVARWKSQTYPAIANEARGSGADILFWDESGFRADAVHGKTWAPRGQTPVVERPGQRQSISAASAISAKGAFWFATYKGGLTGELFAQLLKKLMRRRKKPVRLVVDGLPAHKSACVKEYVASTHGKLTLHFLPGYAPDLNPDELVWSHAKRTGVARSPLKAGENLQCRVDAQMQNIANDPALVKSFFRHPSVSYITDW, via the coding sequence ATGAAACGAGACGGACGCAAATTGGCCCACAACACGCTGGAGGAAATGCGGGTTCTGGCGGTGCAACGCATGAACGAAGGCGAGCATCCTGGCGATGTAGCCGCATCGCTGGGTATGCATCGTTCGTGGGGCTACAAGTGCCGTGCGATGGTCAAGGGGCGCGGACGAGGACTGCGGGCACTGCGTTCGAGCAAAGGGACGGGGCGACCGCGCAAGCTCACCCCCGCGCAAGAACGCCAGGTTTTTCGCTGGGTCAATGGCAAGCGCCCCGACCAGTACGGTTTTGACTTCGGACTATGGACGCGCCAAATCGTGCAAGAGCTTGTGCTGGAGCGCTTTGAAGTATCCCTTTCGCTGGCCAGCATTGGGGCGCTACTGGCGCGCTTGGGGTTGACAGCGCAAAAACCCTTGGAGCGCGCTTACCAGCGCGACCCTGACGCGGTAGCGCGCTGGAAAAGCCAGACATACCCGGCCATTGCGAATGAAGCCCGAGGCAGCGGGGCCGACATTTTGTTCTGGGACGAGTCCGGCTTTCGGGCCGATGCAGTGCATGGCAAGACCTGGGCACCCCGTGGGCAAACCCCGGTGGTTGAGCGCCCAGGGCAACGCCAGAGCATCAGTGCAGCATCGGCCATCAGCGCCAAAGGTGCTTTCTGGTTTGCCACTTACAAAGGCGGTTTGACGGGGGAATTGTTCGCCCAGTTGCTCAAGAAATTGATGCGCCGGCGCAAAAAACCAGTGCGTCTGGTGGTCGATGGACTGCCTGCCCACAAGTCAGCGTGCGTCAAGGAGTATGTGGCCAGCACTCACGGGAAACTGACGCTTCACTTCTTGCCCGGTTATGCCCCAGACCTCAATCCAGACGAACTGGTATGGAGCCACGCCAAGCGTACGGGTGTGGCGCGCTCACCGCTGAAGGCGGGTGAAAACCTGCAGTGCCGCGTGGATGCGCAGATGCAAAACATCGCGAACGACCCAGCCCTGGTGAAGTCATTTTTCCGCCATCCTTCTGTCTCCTATATTACTGACTGGTGA